From the genome of Pukyongia salina, one region includes:
- a CDS encoding Rab family GTPase translates to MATVKKIVLLGHFGVGKTSLVRRYIDSAFSEDYLVTVGVHVKKKDVVVNDEPVTLIIWDIEGNNSIEKARSSYLLGSQGFIYVFDVSRQETYEDINSEMNFLAKNHENIPVCLVGNKSDLFTEDFTKEFFKDKEFENCYFTSAKTGENVEDMFLDLAKRTL, encoded by the coding sequence ATGGCAACTGTTAAAAAAATAGTGTTACTTGGGCATTTTGGTGTTGGGAAGACGAGTTTGGTACGCCGATATATCGATAGTGCCTTTAGCGAGGATTATCTTGTAACGGTAGGGGTGCATGTAAAGAAGAAGGATGTTGTTGTAAACGATGAACCTGTAACGCTCATTATATGGGATATAGAAGGTAATAATTCCATTGAGAAGGCACGAAGTTCATATCTTTTGGGAAGCCAGGGCTTTATTTATGTTTTCGATGTGAGCCGGCAGGAAACCTATGAGGATATTAACAGCGAGATGAACTTTTTAGCGAAAAATCATGAGAACATTCCGGTGTGCCTGGTAGGTAACAAATCGGATCTATTTACCGAAGACTTCACCAAAGAATTCTTTAAGGATAAAGAATTTGAGAATTGTTACTTCACCAGTGCAAAAACTGGAGAAAATGTAGAAGATATGTTCCTCGATCTTGCCAAACGAACACTATAA
- a CDS encoding peptidylprolyl isomerase, whose protein sequence is MKKAAGSALITFVFIFLHSHVLFGQTRSEAQAIMNDIKTEEEIGYASEYLPGWTIQMEKLTPNDQNWVDHESQLISGTPYIITEDGETYMYKLIAEDSIKQFRVSYIFLDGSVHRYRKIDGIRTKVMKQYAKGVSFASLASRYSMDVSGSVNGGDLGWFNEKTMVPEFEKSIANHNKGEIFTVDSVLRRWYFVVLKTYEDRKVLQKTLAKIKIN, encoded by the coding sequence ATGAAAAAGGCAGCGGGTTCGGCCTTAATTACCTTTGTTTTTATCTTTTTACATAGCCATGTTTTATTTGGTCAAACCAGGTCCGAGGCCCAGGCTATTATGAATGATATTAAAACGGAGGAAGAAATTGGATATGCCAGCGAATATTTGCCCGGATGGACCATACAAATGGAAAAGCTAACTCCCAACGATCAAAACTGGGTCGATCATGAATCGCAATTAATAAGTGGTACCCCTTATATAATAACGGAAGATGGTGAAACATATATGTATAAACTCATCGCAGAGGACAGCATAAAACAGTTTCGGGTAAGTTATATCTTTCTGGACGGTAGTGTACACCGGTACCGAAAAATAGATGGTATTCGTACTAAAGTAATGAAACAGTATGCCAAAGGTGTATCCTTTGCTTCTCTTGCTTCCAGGTATTCGATGGATGTTAGTGGCTCCGTAAATGGGGGAGATCTGGGTTGGTTCAACGAAAAAACCATGGTCCCGGAATTTGAAAAATCGATCGCCAATCACAACAAAGGAGAAATTTTTACAGTGGACAGCGTGTTGCGAAGATGGTACTTTGTGGTTCTGAAAACTTATGAAGACAGGAAGGTTTTACAGAAAACATTGGCAAAGATCAAGATCAATTAA
- a CDS encoding YraN family protein, whose product MAYHNELGKLGEDLAVQYLLKNGYRILCRNFIYEKAEIDIIAENSNQLVIVEVKTRNSIVFGDPQSFVNPRKIKHLVRAANEYVVVNRIDLEVRFDIISVLKNNKQECVEHFKNAFYHF is encoded by the coding sequence ATGGCTTATCATAACGAACTGGGAAAACTTGGTGAGGATCTGGCAGTTCAATATTTGTTGAAGAACGGGTACAGGATTTTATGTCGGAATTTTATCTACGAAAAAGCCGAGATCGATATCATTGCCGAAAATTCAAATCAACTGGTGATAGTTGAGGTGAAGACCAGAAACAGCATAGTTTTTGGAGATCCGCAAAGCTTTGTGAATCCCCGAAAAATTAAACATTTGGTAAGAGCTGCGAATGAATACGTAGTAGTTAATAGGATCGATCTGGAAGTACGATTTGATATCATTTCTGTATTAAAAAACAATAAGCAGGAGTGTGTAGAGCATTTTAAAAATGCTTTTTATCATTTCTGA
- a CDS encoding S66 peptidase family protein, with the protein MVTPPYLQAGDTIGIVSTARKVNKTELQPALDLLARWGLKVKLGESIGAEKDQFAGEDALRARDFQQMLDDEQIKAIWCARGGYGTVRIIDLLDFQKFAANPKWIIGYSDITVLHAHLNGRGVETLHAQMPLDIDKKTVETATSLKELLFGKPYTIRYTDISGISRNGSAEGVLVGGNLSVLYSLCGSASQLNTAGKILFLEDLDEYLYHVDRMLQNLKRNGYFNSLNGLIIGGLTDMNDNTIPYGKTAEEIVEEIVSKYNFPVCYYFPAGHVNDNRALIMGRNVQLTVTGPDVALQFTS; encoded by the coding sequence ATGGTAACACCACCTTATTTGCAGGCTGGCGATACTATTGGGATCGTCTCCACGGCCCGAAAAGTAAACAAGACTGAATTACAACCGGCCCTGGATCTGCTTGCACGATGGGGCCTGAAAGTAAAACTTGGCGAGAGTATAGGTGCCGAAAAGGACCAGTTTGCGGGTGAAGATGCGTTACGAGCCAGGGACTTTCAGCAAATGCTGGATGATGAACAGATAAAAGCGATCTGGTGTGCCAGAGGGGGATATGGTACAGTACGTATTATCGACCTACTCGATTTTCAGAAGTTTGCTGCCAACCCAAAATGGATCATTGGATACAGCGATATTACCGTACTTCATGCTCACCTTAATGGCAGAGGAGTGGAAACCCTGCATGCGCAAATGCCTTTGGATATCGATAAAAAGACTGTAGAGACGGCAACATCATTGAAGGAATTACTGTTTGGTAAACCATATACAATTAGGTATACGGATATATCTGGGATCTCCCGCAACGGCTCGGCCGAAGGAGTCCTGGTGGGAGGGAATCTGTCTGTTTTGTATTCTTTATGCGGAAGTGCCTCACAATTAAATACAGCCGGTAAGATCTTATTCCTGGAAGATCTGGACGAATATCTGTACCATGTTGACAGAATGCTTCAGAATTTAAAAAGAAATGGTTATTTCAATTCCCTGAACGGATTGATCATTGGAGGACTTACCGATATGAACGACAATACCATTCCATACGGGAAAACGGCCGAAGAAATTGTGGAAGAAATTGTTTCTAAGTACAACTTCCCTGTTTGTTATTATTTCCCTGCAGGCCATGTAAATGATAACCGGGCATTAATCATGGGCCGAAATGTACAGTTAACTGTTACAGGACCCGATGTTGCACTGCAATTCACTTCTTAA
- a CDS encoding DUF1800 domain-containing protein — protein METIAAPSCNASTLAAYVPSAQNPWNVSKIKHVYRRLGFSASQDTVDLALPMSPGQFIDSLVDAAFALPPTAAPPWGYWALGDFTDYETENEQFIFDWRIQAGNDFMTEDLRGRLSAFWMNHFVTELEVYFYAPYLFQYYNTVQTHALGNFKTFVHDIGISNAMLLYLNGYENTNVNPNENYARELYELFTLGEGNGYSQTDIIETSRALTGYNHWTEFGGQIYFDVSTHDTGLKSIFGQDGNWGYSDVIDILFQERGLDVCKFICTKLYKYFVSPSVDALIIQDIIEPLAQTMMANNYELVPVLKQLFKSEHFFDERAIGVVIKSPFDTIFGFVNETEFFYDTSIMDAFLYYSGLMGQEIFNPPDVAGWQRDEEWINTSTLTGRWELMELYVTYLFGNGYELTLTDLAKALTNNSNDPYYITQVLVDHFVPKQLYTITDYDIATDIFKWDVPQNYYDNGTWNLDWSTAPYQVTLLLNHIARMPEFQLK, from the coding sequence ATGGAAACAATTGCAGCCCCATCTTGCAATGCTTCAACTTTGGCGGCATACGTGCCTTCCGCTCAAAATCCCTGGAATGTAAGTAAGATTAAACATGTATATCGCAGGTTAGGGTTTAGTGCTTCCCAAGACACCGTAGACCTTGCCCTGCCAATGAGCCCGGGCCAATTTATCGACTCTCTTGTGGATGCAGCCTTCGCGCTACCCCCTACCGCTGCTCCACCATGGGGCTACTGGGCATTGGGAGATTTTACCGATTACGAAACGGAGAACGAACAATTTATATTCGACTGGCGTATTCAGGCGGGAAACGACTTTATGACTGAAGATCTTCGTGGACGCCTTTCGGCTTTCTGGATGAACCATTTTGTCACCGAACTGGAAGTGTATTTTTATGCGCCTTATTTATTTCAGTATTACAACACCGTTCAAACGCACGCATTGGGGAATTTCAAAACCTTCGTGCACGATATAGGAATTAGCAATGCCATGTTACTTTACCTGAACGGATATGAAAACACCAATGTAAACCCGAATGAAAACTACGCCAGGGAATTATACGAACTCTTTACGCTGGGAGAAGGAAATGGTTACAGCCAGACAGACATTATAGAAACTTCCAGAGCCCTTACCGGTTATAATCACTGGACCGAATTTGGAGGCCAGATCTATTTCGATGTAAGTACTCACGATACCGGACTTAAAAGTATTTTCGGCCAGGATGGTAATTGGGGGTATTCGGACGTGATCGATATTTTATTCCAGGAACGCGGACTCGATGTGTGTAAATTTATATGCACAAAGCTTTATAAATACTTCGTGAGCCCTTCTGTGGATGCTCTAATCATACAGGACATAATTGAGCCCCTGGCTCAAACCATGATGGCAAATAATTACGAACTGGTTCCTGTATTGAAACAACTATTTAAAAGCGAACATTTTTTCGATGAGCGCGCTATAGGCGTGGTGATCAAGAGTCCTTTCGACACGATTTTCGGCTTTGTTAATGAGACCGAGTTCTTCTATGATACTAGTATCATGGATGCCTTTCTGTATTATTCAGGACTTATGGGGCAGGAAATTTTCAATCCCCCAGATGTTGCCGGTTGGCAACGGGATGAGGAGTGGATTAATACCTCTACACTTACCGGACGTTGGGAGCTAATGGAGCTATATGTGACCTATCTCTTCGGAAATGGATACGAACTTACGTTGACCGATCTGGCCAAAGCCCTCACCAATAATAGCAACGACCCCTATTATATCACCCAGGTACTGGTAGATCATTTTGTTCCGAAGCAATTATATACCATTACCGACTACGACATAGCCACAGACATCTTTAAATGGGATGTCCCGCAGAACTATTATGACAACGGAACCTGGAATTTAGATTGGTCTACAGCACCCTATCAGGTTACCTTGCTGCTAAATCATATAGCACGAATGCCCGAATTCCAACTTAAATAA
- a CDS encoding aminotransferase class V-fold PLP-dependent enzyme: protein MLTCKKHLFSLIDEVTYLNCATMSPFLQSVERIGIENLKRKSNPQNIKSQDFFTDRQLLKERFARLIHAPHPDCVSIIPSVSYGIGTVIKNIEFKRGDEIIVLEDQFPSNVYGWMELERTHDVKIVKVNAPPLTPGRGSIWNQRLLDAINEQTKVVAIPQVHWSDGTLFDLQAVRKKTLATEAYLIIDGTQSIGALPFSTSDIQPDALICGGYKWLMGAYGLGMAYYGERFYEGAPLEDNWINHQGSEDFTNLARYNPKFKPKASRFDMGESSNFIHVPMLAEAIRQIMDWTTEGIQQYCKEITYDAIQTLTNHGYYIEAPEYRGHHLFGIYTRGRKSMETIKQSLTESNIQVSYRGEAIRISPHLYNTREDLEKLVNCFI, encoded by the coding sequence ATGCTAACGTGTAAAAAACATTTGTTCTCACTTATAGACGAGGTTACTTACCTCAACTGTGCAACCATGTCTCCTTTCCTGCAGTCTGTTGAAAGAATCGGGATTGAAAATTTGAAGCGAAAATCCAATCCCCAAAATATTAAGAGCCAGGATTTCTTCACAGACAGACAACTGCTTAAAGAAAGGTTTGCACGGTTAATTCACGCACCCCATCCCGATTGTGTGTCTATCATCCCCTCTGTCTCATACGGAATTGGGACTGTAATAAAGAATATTGAGTTTAAAAGAGGTGATGAGATCATCGTGTTGGAGGATCAATTTCCAAGTAATGTTTATGGATGGATGGAATTGGAAAGAACGCATGATGTAAAGATAGTTAAGGTAAACGCACCTCCTCTTACCCCAGGTAGAGGCTCAATTTGGAACCAGCGTTTATTAGATGCGATAAACGAACAAACTAAGGTAGTGGCAATACCGCAAGTGCATTGGTCTGATGGAACACTATTCGATCTACAAGCAGTACGTAAAAAAACCTTGGCGACGGAGGCCTATCTCATTATAGACGGGACACAAAGTATAGGTGCCTTGCCTTTTTCTACTTCAGATATACAGCCGGATGCTTTGATCTGTGGTGGATACAAATGGCTCATGGGGGCTTATGGGCTTGGAATGGCATATTATGGTGAACGATTCTATGAGGGTGCTCCTCTGGAAGATAACTGGATAAACCATCAGGGTAGTGAAGATTTTACAAACCTCGCCAGGTACAACCCGAAATTTAAACCAAAGGCAAGCCGCTTCGATATGGGTGAATCCAGTAATTTTATCCATGTCCCAATGCTGGCAGAGGCTATCAGGCAGATCATGGACTGGACTACGGAGGGAATTCAGCAATATTGCAAGGAGATCACGTACGATGCTATCCAGACTCTTACTAATCATGGCTATTATATTGAAGCCCCTGAATACCGAGGGCATCATCTGTTTGGGATCTATACCAGGGGGAGAAAGTCCATGGAGACTATAAAGCAGTCTCTTACCGAGAGTAACATCCAGGTTTCGTATAGGGGTGAGGCGATACGGATCTCTCCACATTTATACAATACCCGAGAAGATCTAGAAAAGTTAGTTAACTGTTTTATTTGA
- a CDS encoding ATP-binding response regulator yields MSAKLKTEILDRRIQEIEITDQGVIVASDNSIFDLPVKSTIADLHPFFEGVIPLLPTVKDSLKIPCVNVDSVSNPRIVDVDFLRKGKKLYLLIFDFTEHYEASQPLVQEKNVASIAKNKLAFEKQLLEAKEEFKNNFLSNLNHEIRNPLNNLLGFMEILKETKLDYDQNETLKVMQKTGMHLKILMDDMLDISKIERGVLDIKSVNFNLGHLVNNLQNHFNLKYANNPVEFNVSIDNNVPRKLIGDPARLNQILFNLLENSFRNTTDGYITMLVKAENKNKASTKIKILISDSGTGIPEDKLDKVFDSYFQLKVDKLKPLGEGLGLKIVKDLTESLDGKVQVVSEEGKGTLFTCEFPFKVRPASKGTKTVPKGSGILMSKRILIIEDETTNQMLMMKTFLNNEKGYVIEMAINSDHAFELLANNRYHLIMFKSALPDINGIDLIKKIRGHDQDAIANLPILIASGNTLKEEQKAVLDAGASAFLPKPYTKNELFKCIEQLIRES; encoded by the coding sequence ATGAGTGCGAAGTTAAAAACCGAAATCTTAGACCGCAGGATTCAGGAAATAGAAATAACCGATCAGGGCGTAATTGTAGCAAGCGATAATTCCATTTTCGATCTCCCGGTAAAAAGTACTATCGCCGATCTTCATCCCTTCTTCGAGGGAGTGATCCCACTACTTCCTACGGTTAAAGACAGTCTCAAGATACCATGTGTAAATGTAGACTCTGTTAGCAATCCGCGTATAGTGGATGTAGATTTTCTTCGGAAAGGGAAGAAGTTGTATTTACTGATATTTGATTTTACCGAACATTACGAAGCTTCGCAACCCCTGGTTCAGGAAAAAAATGTAGCCTCCATCGCGAAGAACAAACTAGCCTTCGAAAAACAATTACTGGAAGCAAAGGAAGAGTTCAAAAATAATTTTTTGTCTAATCTCAATCACGAGATCAGGAATCCGCTGAATAATCTACTGGGTTTTATGGAGATCCTCAAGGAAACCAAACTTGATTACGACCAGAATGAAACCCTAAAGGTCATGCAGAAAACTGGTATGCACCTAAAGATCTTAATGGACGATATGCTGGACATCTCCAAAATAGAGCGAGGTGTCCTGGACATTAAAAGTGTGAACTTCAACCTGGGGCATTTGGTGAATAACCTTCAGAATCATTTCAATTTAAAATACGCCAATAACCCTGTCGAATTCAATGTGTCTATAGACAATAATGTGCCCCGTAAATTGATCGGGGACCCGGCCCGCCTCAACCAGATCCTATTTAACCTGCTTGAAAATTCTTTCAGAAACACAACAGACGGTTATATAACTATGTTGGTAAAGGCTGAAAATAAAAATAAAGCTAGTACCAAAATTAAGATCCTTATTTCAGATAGTGGTACGGGAATCCCTGAAGACAAACTCGATAAGGTATTCGATTCGTATTTTCAGTTAAAGGTTGATAAACTTAAGCCGTTGGGTGAAGGATTGGGGTTAAAAATTGTAAAGGACCTTACCGAATCCCTGGACGGAAAAGTTCAGGTGGTTAGTGAAGAAGGAAAAGGAACTTTGTTCACCTGCGAGTTCCCCTTTAAGGTACGACCGGCAAGCAAGGGGACGAAAACTGTTCCCAAAGGATCGGGTATACTAATGAGCAAGCGCATTCTTATCATTGAGGACGAGACCACTAACCAGATGCTGATGATGAAAACCTTTCTCAATAACGAAAAGGGATATGTGATTGAAATGGCAATTAATTCAGATCACGCCTTCGAGCTATTAGCAAACAATCGTTACCATCTTATCATGTTTAAATCTGCTTTGCCCGATATAAACGGTATCGATCTAATTAAAAAGATTCGCGGTCATGATCAGGATGCGATTGCGAATCTGCCTATACTTATCGCCAGTGGAAATACTTTAAAGGAAGAGCAAAAAGCTGTATTGGACGCAGGAGCATCTGCATTTCTTCCAAAGCCATATACAAAAAATGAGTTGTTCAAATGTATTGAACAACTCATTAGAGAGTCTTAA
- a CDS encoding TerB family tellurite resistance protein — translation MTFTELFESGEKSRKLSHFASIMRMALVNGELVDEEKRLLTRFAEKLDITPSELAKIEKDPSVYPMNPPNSAEERLAMMLDLFKIIFADNEIDDNEKELLKRYAIGLGYTEDLANKLIKRSIQIFEGGLDLEDYRYLLNRK, via the coding sequence ATGACATTTACCGAATTATTTGAAAGTGGAGAAAAATCCAGAAAACTTAGTCATTTTGCATCAATAATGCGGATGGCACTTGTTAATGGCGAACTGGTTGATGAAGAGAAGCGTTTACTTACGCGTTTTGCCGAAAAGCTTGATATAACTCCTTCCGAATTGGCAAAGATAGAAAAAGACCCCTCCGTATATCCGATGAATCCTCCAAATTCGGCCGAAGAACGTTTAGCAATGATGCTCGATCTGTTCAAGATCATTTTTGCCGATAATGAGATAGATGATAATGAGAAGGAATTATTAAAACGTTACGCCATTGGCCTGGGATACACAGAGGATTTAGCAAATAAATTAATCAAGCGGTCCATCCAGATATTTGAAGGTGGGCTCGACCTTGAAGACTACAGATACTTGCTTAATAGAAAGTAA
- the mfd gene encoding transcription-repair coupling factor: MSKAQVWSLFEQSSEIRKLRRAIANSEKNIGVNGLVGSSLSLVIAELFRTSEIPYLLILNDKEDAAYHLNDLENLLGDQNVLFYPGSYRRPYQIDETDNANVLLRSEVLNRINSRRKPAIIVTYPEALFEKVVTRRELEKNTLKLKVGEEVSVDFVNEVLFEYRFKRTDFVTEPGEFSVRGGILDVFSFSHDEPYRIEFFGDEVDSIRTFDVETQLSLEQVKRISIIPNVENKMIQENRESFLKYISAKTLVYLKNRELLSSAMDKLFKKAENAFKETETTVAMSPPSDLFCTSALLKAQLEEFSVIDLNNKAVSSQKCIITFNTTPQPSFNKQFDLLIENLNTNSSNGYKNYIFCSSDQQAKRFHDIFEDAQQHVDEFETIVFPLFNGFIDHDQKNVCYTDHQIFERYHKFHLKNSYAKKQAITLKELTNLEVGDYVTHIDHGIGKFGGLQKIDVEGKQQEAIKLIYGERDILYLSIHSLHKISKYNGKDGAVPKIYKLGSAAWKKLKQKTKKRVKEIAFNLIELYAKRRLQKGVAFAPDSYLQHELESSFIYEDTPDQVTATEDVKRDMENERPMDRLVCGDVGFGKTEVAIRAAFKAVDNGKQVAVLVPTTILAFQHFKTFTERLADMPVNVDYLNRFRSAKQRRAVLEGLASGKLDIVIGTHQLVNKSVVFNALGLLIIDEEQKFGVAVKDKLKTLKENVDTLTLTATPIPRTLQFSLMAARDLSVITTPPPNRYPVDTRVIRFSEEVIRDAIRYEISRGGQVFFVHNRIENIKEVAGMIQRLVPDAKIGIGHGQMEGRKLEQLMLAFMNNEFDVLVSTTIIESGLDVPNANTIFINNANNFGLSDLHQMRGRVGRSNKKAFCYFITPPFSAITDDARKRLTALEQFSELGSGFNIAMKDLEIRGAGDLLGGEQSGFINEIGFETYQKILSEAIDELKEKEFKDLYAGTEHELKDFVKEAVIDTDFELLFPDDYVNNITERLNLYQKLNALNTEEELKKFESELIDRFGELPDEAADLLNSVRIKWIAISMGLERVVMKKNRLVGYFVSDQHSAYYQSPTFSRVLQYVQNHPQHVKMKEKQTRNGLRLMLTFERISSVDKALDVLQPFRLK; this comes from the coding sequence ATGAGTAAAGCCCAGGTTTGGTCGCTTTTTGAACAGTCTTCGGAAATTCGAAAACTGCGGCGGGCTATTGCCAATTCCGAAAAAAACATAGGGGTTAACGGCCTTGTAGGATCCTCACTTTCTTTGGTAATAGCCGAACTCTTCAGAACTTCCGAAATTCCCTATCTGCTCATCTTAAACGACAAAGAAGATGCTGCGTACCACTTGAACGATCTGGAAAACTTGCTGGGAGACCAAAACGTTTTGTTTTACCCTGGGAGTTATAGAAGACCATATCAGATAGACGAAACCGATAATGCCAATGTACTCCTGAGAAGTGAGGTGCTTAATCGTATCAATTCCAGACGGAAACCGGCAATCATTGTCACCTATCCGGAAGCGTTGTTCGAAAAAGTTGTTACACGAAGGGAACTGGAAAAAAACACACTTAAGCTAAAGGTAGGTGAAGAAGTTAGTGTGGATTTTGTGAATGAAGTACTGTTCGAATATCGTTTTAAACGAACCGATTTTGTCACGGAACCCGGGGAATTTTCGGTGCGAGGTGGAATACTGGATGTGTTTTCTTTTAGCCATGACGAACCATACCGTATCGAATTCTTTGGAGATGAAGTAGACAGTATACGTACTTTCGATGTGGAAACACAGCTTTCACTTGAGCAGGTAAAGCGAATCTCGATCATTCCGAATGTAGAGAATAAAATGATCCAGGAAAATCGAGAGAGTTTCCTTAAATATATTTCAGCAAAAACCCTTGTTTATCTGAAAAACAGAGAACTGTTGTCTTCGGCCATGGATAAGCTCTTCAAAAAGGCCGAGAATGCTTTTAAGGAAACCGAAACCACGGTAGCCATGAGCCCCCCTTCGGATCTCTTCTGTACTTCTGCCCTATTGAAAGCACAACTCGAGGAATTTTCGGTAATAGATCTTAACAATAAAGCAGTATCATCGCAAAAATGCATTATTACGTTTAATACTACCCCACAACCTTCATTCAATAAGCAATTCGATCTGCTTATTGAAAACCTCAACACCAACTCTTCAAACGGGTATAAGAACTATATTTTTTGCAGCAGTGATCAACAGGCGAAACGCTTCCATGATATTTTTGAAGATGCCCAGCAGCATGTGGACGAATTTGAGACCATCGTTTTTCCATTGTTCAACGGGTTTATAGATCACGACCAGAAAAACGTCTGTTATACCGATCACCAGATCTTTGAACGCTATCATAAATTTCATCTGAAAAACAGCTATGCCAAAAAACAGGCGATCACTCTTAAAGAGCTTACAAATCTTGAAGTGGGTGATTATGTTACGCATATCGATCACGGGATAGGGAAATTTGGCGGGCTGCAAAAGATAGACGTGGAAGGGAAACAACAGGAAGCCATAAAATTGATCTATGGGGAAAGGGATATATTGTACCTGAGCATTCACTCGCTGCATAAGATCTCTAAATACAATGGAAAAGATGGCGCTGTTCCAAAAATTTACAAACTGGGAAGCGCTGCCTGGAAAAAATTAAAACAGAAAACAAAGAAGCGTGTTAAGGAGATCGCGTTTAACCTTATTGAGTTATACGCAAAACGCCGACTACAGAAGGGGGTTGCTTTTGCTCCCGATTCGTATCTGCAACACGAATTGGAATCGTCTTTCATTTATGAAGACACCCCAGACCAGGTCACGGCCACAGAAGACGTAAAGCGGGATATGGAGAACGAAAGGCCTATGGATCGTCTGGTTTGCGGTGATGTTGGCTTCGGAAAGACAGAGGTCGCCATACGTGCCGCCTTTAAAGCGGTTGATAATGGAAAACAGGTAGCGGTCCTGGTTCCTACTACCATATTGGCATTCCAGCATTTTAAGACCTTTACCGAACGCCTGGCCGATATGCCGGTAAATGTAGACTACCTTAACCGTTTCCGAAGTGCTAAACAGAGAAGGGCCGTACTTGAAGGATTGGCCAGTGGGAAACTTGATATAGTTATAGGTACACACCAGTTGGTCAACAAATCGGTGGTATTTAATGCTCTTGGCCTTTTAATTATAGACGAAGAACAAAAGTTTGGAGTAGCGGTAAAGGACAAATTGAAAACACTCAAGGAAAACGTAGACACTCTTACCTTGACCGCTACGCCCATTCCAAGAACCCTGCAATTTAGCCTGATGGCGGCCAGGGACTTATCGGTCATCACCACTCCACCACCCAACCGTTATCCCGTGGACACCCGTGTGATTCGGTTTTCGGAAGAGGTTATCCGGGATGCGATCCGGTATGAGATCTCGCGCGGCGGACAAGTATTTTTTGTACATAACCGCATTGAGAACATAAAGGAGGTGGCCGGAATGATACAGCGCCTGGTGCCCGATGCGAAGATAGGGATTGGTCATGGGCAGATGGAAGGAAGGAAATTGGAGCAACTCATGCTTGCCTTCATGAACAATGAATTCGATGTACTGGTTTCAACCACCATAATTGAAAGCGGCCTGGATGTGCCCAATGCGAACACCATTTTTATCAATAATGCGAATAACTTCGGACTCTCAGATCTTCACCAGATGCGAGGCCGAGTGGGCCGTTCTAATAAAAAAGCATTTTGCTACTTTATTACCCCACCATTCTCTGCCATTACAGACGACGCCAGAAAACGATTAACGGCTCTCGAACAATTTAGTGAACTGGGTAGTGGCTTTAATATTGCCATGAAGGATCTGGAAATCAGGGGCGCAGGGGATCTGCTTGGAGGTGAACAAAGTGGCTTTATTAACGAGATCGGTTTTGAGACCTATCAAAAGATTCTTTCTGAAGCCATAGACGAACTAAAGGAAAAAGAATTCAAAGATCTCTATGCCGGCACGGAACACGAGCTAAAGGATTTTGTAAAGGAAGCCGTAATCGACACAGATTTCGAATTGCTCTTCCCGGACGACTATGTAAATAATATAACCGAACGGCTTAATTTGTACCAAAAACTCAACGCCCTAAATACGGAAGAAGAGCTTAAAAAATTTGAATCGGAACTCATCGACAGGTTTGGAGAACTCCCGGATGAAGCAGCAGATCTGTTAAATAGCGTTCGTATAAAATGGATCGCAATTTCCATGGGGCTGGAAAGAGTGGTGATGAAAAAAAACAGGCTGGTAGGATATTTTGTGAGTGACCAGCACAGTGCGTATTACCAGAGTCCTACTTTTTCCAGGGTGCTACAATATGTTCAAAATCATCCACAACACGTAAAAATGAAAGAAAAGCAAACCCGAAACGGCCTTCGCCTAATGCTTACTTTCGAAAGAATATCTTCGGTGGACAAAGCGCTGGATGTGCTTCAGCCTTTCCGTTTAAAATAA